In the genome of Actinomycetota bacterium, one region contains:
- a CDS encoding cob(I)yrinic acid a,c-diamide adenosyltransferase: MVKLKRGLIQIYTGDGKGKTTAALGQAVRALGHEFKVGMVSFFKEP; this comes from the coding sequence ATGGTGAAGTTAAAACGGGGGTTGATTCAAATCTATACCGGTGATGGTAAAGGTAAGACGACCGCCGCCCTTGGTCAGGCGGTGAGAGCCCTTGGGCACGAATTCAAGGTTGGTATGGTGAGCTTCTTTAAGGAACCCG